A section of the Cytobacillus luteolus genome encodes:
- the lysS gene encoding lysine--tRNA ligase, producing MSHEELNDQLRVRREKLHKLTEAGLDPFGKRFERTNLAKELVELYDQFSKEELDEKEISVTIAGRIMTKRGKGKAGFAHIQDLSGQIQLYVRKDAVGDEQYEVFDTADLGDIVGITGTIFKTQVGELSIKVKSFEILTKALRPLPEKFHGLKDVEQRYRQRYLDLIMNPESKETFIARSQIIRAMRRYLDDHGYLEVETPMMHAIAGGASARPFLTHHNALDIPLYMRIAIELHLKRLIVGGLEKVYEIGRVFRNEGVSTRHNPEFTMIELYEAYADYKDIMNLTENLVAHIAQEVLGTTTVQYGDAQIDLKPEWKRLHMVDAIKEYVGVDFWKETSVEEARALAKEHGVDIKDNMLYGHIVNEFFEQKIEDKLIQPTFIYGHPVEISPLAKKNPEDPRFTDRFELFIVGREHANAFTELNDPIDQKGRFEEQLKEREQGNDEAHEMDEDFIEALEYGMPPTGGLGIGIDRLVMLLTNSPSIRDVLLFPQMRNR from the coding sequence ATGAGTCATGAAGAATTAAATGACCAATTGCGAGTGAGAAGAGAGAAACTACATAAGCTTACAGAAGCAGGTCTAGATCCCTTTGGTAAAAGATTTGAACGTACAAACCTGGCAAAAGAACTGGTAGAATTATATGATCAGTTCTCGAAAGAAGAGTTGGATGAAAAAGAAATTTCAGTCACAATTGCCGGGCGAATTATGACTAAACGAGGAAAAGGAAAAGCGGGATTTGCACATATTCAAGATTTATCTGGACAAATTCAGCTCTATGTTCGTAAGGATGCTGTCGGTGATGAGCAGTATGAGGTATTCGATACAGCAGACTTAGGGGATATCGTAGGGATCACTGGTACGATCTTCAAAACACAGGTAGGCGAGCTTTCAATTAAAGTTAAGTCATTTGAAATTTTAACTAAGGCTCTTAGACCTTTACCTGAAAAATTCCACGGTCTTAAGGACGTTGAGCAACGTTACCGCCAACGTTATTTAGATTTAATTATGAACCCGGAAAGCAAAGAAACATTTATAGCTAGAAGCCAAATTATTAGAGCGATGCGACGTTATTTAGATGATCATGGTTACTTAGAAGTAGAAACACCAATGATGCACGCTATCGCAGGAGGAGCTTCTGCTCGTCCATTCCTGACTCACCATAATGCTCTTGATATTCCTCTATATATGCGAATTGCAATCGAATTACATTTAAAGAGATTAATTGTTGGTGGACTAGAAAAGGTTTATGAAATTGGACGAGTGTTTAGAAATGAAGGTGTATCAACTCGTCACAACCCGGAATTTACAATGATTGAGCTATATGAAGCGTACGCTGATTATAAGGATATTATGAATTTAACTGAAAACTTAGTTGCGCATATCGCTCAAGAAGTATTAGGTACAACAACTGTTCAATATGGAGATGCTCAGATTGATTTAAAACCTGAGTGGAAAAGACTTCATATGGTCGATGCGATTAAAGAATATGTTGGTGTTGACTTCTGGAAAGAAACGAGTGTAGAAGAAGCTCGTGCACTTGCAAAAGAGCATGGAGTAGATATCAAAGATAATATGTTATACGGTCATATTGTGAATGAATTTTTCGAGCAAAAAATCGAAGATAAACTAATTCAACCTACATTTATCTATGGACATCCTGTAGAAATATCACCACTAGCAAAGAAAAATCCAGAAGATCCACGTTTTACGGATCGTTTTGAATTATTCATTGTAGGGCGTGAGCACGCAAATGCTTTTACGGAATTAAATGACCCAATAGACCAAAAGGGTAGATTTGAAGAACAACTTAAAGAACGTGAACAAGGAAATGATGAAGCTCATGAAATGGATGAAGATTTCATCGAAGCACTAGAGTATGGAATGCCACCAACAGGTGGATTAGGTATAGGAATTGATCGTCTAGTAATGTTACTGACGAACTCTCCATCTATTAGAGATGTTTTATTGTTCCCGCAAATGCGTAACAGATAA
- the dusB gene encoding tRNA dihydrouridine synthase DusB: MLKIGDIQMKNQVVLAPMAGVCNSAFRLTVKEFGAGLVCAEMVSDKAILFNNAKTMDMLYIDEREKPLSLQIFGGEKDTLVEAAKYVDKNTTADIIDINMGCPVPKITKCDAGAKWLLDPNKIYEMVSAVVDAVDKPVTVKMRMGWDEEHIYAIQNAQAVERAGGQAVALHGRTRVQMYEGHANWDIIKQVKQSVSIPVIGNGDVQTPQDAKRMLDETGVDGVMIGRAALGNPWVIYQTVKYLESGELIEEPSVREKIDVCVLHLDRLIDLKNENVAVREMRKHAAWYLKGIRGNATVRNQINECDTRNQLVGLLNGFVEEVEAKMQGNAQVV, from the coding sequence ATGTTGAAAATCGGTGATATTCAAATGAAAAACCAGGTAGTGCTTGCACCGATGGCGGGCGTATGTAACTCGGCCTTTCGTTTGACTGTAAAGGAATTTGGTGCAGGGCTAGTTTGTGCAGAAATGGTAAGTGACAAAGCGATACTATTTAATAATGCAAAGACTATGGATATGCTTTATATAGATGAGCGTGAAAAGCCACTCAGCTTACAAATCTTTGGTGGTGAGAAGGACACGCTAGTTGAAGCGGCTAAATATGTTGATAAAAATACAACAGCAGATATTATTGACATCAACATGGGATGTCCAGTTCCTAAAATTACAAAGTGTGATGCTGGGGCAAAGTGGTTGCTAGATCCAAATAAAATATATGAGATGGTATCAGCTGTTGTTGATGCAGTAGATAAACCAGTTACAGTTAAAATGCGTATGGGCTGGGATGAAGAGCATATTTATGCGATTCAAAATGCTCAAGCGGTTGAACGTGCTGGTGGTCAAGCGGTTGCTCTTCATGGAAGAACTCGTGTTCAAATGTATGAAGGTCATGCCAATTGGGATATCATTAAACAAGTAAAGCAATCTGTTTCAATACCTGTCATTGGTAATGGGGATGTTCAGACACCTCAGGATGCTAAACGTATGCTTGATGAGACTGGTGTTGATGGTGTAATGATTGGTAGAGCAGCACTTGGAAACCCATGGGTGATCTATCAAACCGTTAAATATCTTGAATCAGGTGAGTTAATTGAAGAACCGTCCGTTCGAGAAAAAATCGATGTGTGTGTGTTACACCTTGACCGCTTAATCGATTTAAAAAATGAAAATGTTGCAGTAAGAGAAATGCGTAAGCATGCTGCCTGGTATTTAAAAGGAATTCGTGGTAATGCAACGGTGCGTAACCAAATCAACGAATGTGATACTCGTAATCAACTTGTGGGACTACTAAATGGATTTGTTGAAGAGGTTGAAGCCAAAATGCAAGGCAATGCTCAAGTTGTTTGA
- a CDS encoding helix-turn-helix domain-containing protein, with protein sequence MEAEKWGRRIRAFRKLKGFTQEGFAKDLGVSVSVLGEIERGNRVPKDDLLEDIAQALNISLEELKPKDVSD encoded by the coding sequence ATGGAAGCAGAAAAATGGGGAAGACGTATACGAGCTTTTCGAAAACTAAAAGGTTTCACTCAAGAAGGGTTTGCGAAGGATCTAGGAGTCTCAGTCTCTGTTCTAGGAGAAATAGAACGTGGTAATCGTGTTCCTAAGGATGATTTATTAGAAGATATAGCACAAGCTTTAAATATATCGTTAGAAGAACTAAAACCGAAAGACGTTAGTGATTAA
- the folK gene encoding 2-amino-4-hydroxy-6-hydroxymethyldihydropteridine diphosphokinase, producing the protein MSNIAYIAIGSNIENRLEHLRQAVHSLNNHKHIHVEKGSSIYETDPVGYEDQAPFLNMVIKVITELSMIELLRANQVIETENGRKREIKWGPRTLDLDILLYNHENIETEELIIPHPRMTERAFVMIPLLEVEQNVVIPTHELAALNIDELRDREGVRVWKQKNGEDVYELFEN; encoded by the coding sequence ATGAGTAATATAGCTTATATAGCCATTGGTTCAAACATAGAAAATCGTCTAGAACATTTACGTCAAGCAGTCCATTCACTAAACAATCATAAGCATATTCATGTAGAAAAAGGGTCTTCAATTTATGAAACTGACCCTGTAGGCTATGAAGATCAAGCTCCTTTTTTGAATATGGTAATTAAAGTAATAACAGAGCTTTCTATGATTGAATTATTGCGTGCTAATCAAGTTATTGAAACAGAGAATGGCAGGAAAAGGGAAATTAAATGGGGCCCAAGAACATTGGACCTTGACATTTTGCTGTATAATCACGAAAATATTGAAACGGAAGAGTTAATTATTCCACACCCACGGATGACAGAAAGAGCATTTGTGATGATACCGTTACTTGAAGTAGAGCAAAATGTAGTCATACCAACTCATGAGCTCGCAGCTTTGAATATAGATGAATTAAGAGATAGAGAAGGTGTACGTGTATGGAAGCAGAAAAATGGGGAAGACGTATACGAGCTTTTCGAAAACTAA
- the folB gene encoding dihydroneopterin aldolase, with protein MDKIFVNRMEFYGYHGVFPEENKLGQRFIVDLVVELDLKTAGMTDQLEYTVNYGELYNFCKDIVEGQPYKLLESVAEQLTSKILKEFPLINTVTVKMIKPDPPIPGHYQSVAVEITRSR; from the coding sequence ATCGACAAGATATTTGTGAATCGAATGGAGTTTTATGGTTACCATGGAGTGTTTCCAGAGGAAAATAAGTTAGGTCAACGGTTTATCGTTGATTTAGTTGTAGAACTTGATTTGAAAACAGCAGGAATGACAGATCAGCTAGAGTATACAGTTAATTACGGGGAATTATATAATTTTTGCAAGGACATTGTGGAAGGACAACCTTATAAACTATTGGAATCTGTGGCAGAGCAATTAACCTCCAAGATATTAAAAGAATTTCCGTTAATCAATACCGTCACAGTAAAAATGATAAAGCCGGATCCGCCTATCCCAGGACATTATCAATCAGTAGCTGTTGAAATAACAAGGAGTCGTTAA
- the folP gene encoding dihydropteroate synthase, producing the protein MKNTSISCGPYTLDLSKKTLIMGILNITPDSFSDGGKYTQVESAIIHAKEMIEQGADIIDVGGESTRPGSAKVSQEEELARVIPIIKALSKEISVPISIDTYKAEVAKQAIEAGAHIINDVWGAKADKKMAEVAATYKVPIILMHNRDNRDYQDLVPDMISDLQESISIVRAAGVRDEKIILDPGIGFAKNFEQNIEALQNLEKITELGFPVLLGTSRKSFIGQILDLPPEHRGEGTGATTCLGIQKGCQIVRVHDILLNARLAKVMDVLVGK; encoded by the coding sequence ATGAAGAATACTAGTATATCCTGTGGACCTTACACATTAGATTTGTCAAAGAAAACGTTAATAATGGGAATTTTAAATATTACCCCAGATTCATTCTCTGACGGAGGTAAATATACTCAGGTAGAGAGTGCGATTATCCATGCCAAAGAAATGATTGAGCAAGGAGCGGACATCATTGATGTAGGTGGAGAATCAACTAGACCTGGATCTGCTAAAGTATCTCAGGAAGAGGAATTAGCTCGTGTTATCCCCATTATAAAGGCCCTTTCTAAAGAGATTAGTGTCCCTATCTCAATTGATACGTATAAAGCTGAGGTTGCAAAGCAAGCAATTGAGGCTGGAGCACATATCATTAATGATGTTTGGGGAGCGAAAGCCGATAAAAAGATGGCGGAAGTAGCAGCTACGTATAAGGTTCCGATTATTCTTATGCATAACAGAGATAATCGAGATTACCAAGATCTTGTGCCCGATATGATTTCAGATTTGCAAGAAAGCATTTCGATCGTGCGAGCAGCGGGTGTTCGTGACGAGAAAATTATTTTAGACCCGGGAATTGGGTTTGCAAAAAACTTTGAACAAAATATTGAGGCTCTTCAAAACTTAGAAAAAATTACCGAATTAGGATTTCCGGTTCTGTTAGGTACATCACGAAAATCATTTATTGGACAAATACTTGATTTGCCACCAGAACACCGTGGGGAAGGTACAGGTGCAACGACTTGTTTGGGAATTCAAAAAGGATGTCAAATAGTGAGAGTACATGATATTTTACTTAACGCACGTCTTGCTAAAGTAATGGATGTTTTAGTAGGTAAATAG
- the pabC gene encoding aminodeoxychorismate lyase has protein sequence MYIYLNGEYVKQDEAKISPFDHGFLYGLGVFETLRTYDGHPFLLDDHLARLNGALKELQINYTANREDVKSIVDLLLEKNDLKDAYIRFNVSAGIGEVGLQVEGYNNPTVIVFVKPLPKLVEGLEKEAIILEHRRNSPEGATRLKSHHFLNNVIGKREIGGNPTVEGVFLNKEGYLAEGVTSNLFWIKDDKLFTPSVETGILDGVTRRFILELASCHGICSEIGYYQPEEIEACDEAFITNSVQEIVPLSKINNISLPGNKGLVTLKLQKLYAEQRRRLWSRTGLREEVSGYEEY, from the coding sequence ATGTACATCTATCTAAATGGAGAATACGTAAAGCAAGACGAAGCGAAAATATCCCCTTTTGACCATGGTTTTCTATATGGTCTTGGGGTGTTTGAAACCTTAAGGACATATGATGGTCACCCATTTTTACTTGATGACCATCTTGCCCGCTTGAACGGGGCACTTAAGGAACTTCAAATAAACTATACTGCAAACAGAGAAGATGTTAAGTCCATTGTAGATCTTTTACTTGAAAAGAATGATTTAAAGGACGCTTATATACGCTTTAATGTATCAGCGGGGATAGGTGAAGTTGGATTACAGGTTGAAGGTTACAATAATCCAACAGTGATTGTCTTTGTGAAACCCCTACCAAAGTTAGTTGAAGGCTTAGAAAAAGAAGCTATAATCTTAGAGCATAGAAGAAATTCTCCTGAAGGTGCTACTCGATTAAAATCTCACCATTTTCTTAATAATGTTATTGGGAAACGAGAAATAGGGGGAAATCCTACTGTAGAGGGAGTCTTTTTAAATAAAGAAGGTTATCTAGCAGAAGGAGTAACCTCAAACTTATTTTGGATAAAAGATGATAAGCTATTTACGCCTTCGGTAGAAACCGGTATCTTAGACGGGGTTACTAGGCGTTTTATTTTGGAGCTAGCAAGCTGTCATGGTATTTGCAGTGAAATAGGTTACTATCAACCTGAAGAAATTGAAGCGTGTGATGAGGCATTTATAACAAATTCAGTACAAGAAATTGTCCCACTCTCAAAGATAAACAATATCTCCTTACCGGGAAATAAAGGGTTAGTAACATTAAAGTTGCAAAAATTATATGCTGAGCAGAGAAGAAGACTCTGGAGTCGTACTGGATTACGAGAGGAAGTAAGTGGATATGAAGAATACTAG
- the pabA gene encoding aminodeoxychorismate/anthranilate synthase component II — MILMIDNYDSFTFNLVQYLGELGQELLVKRNDEITLEEIEQLNPDYLMISPGPCSPNEAGISLKVIEHFAGKIPIFGVCLGHQSIAQVFGGDVVRAERLMHGKTSEIHHDGKTIFEGLDNPFTATRYHSLIVKKETFPECLEISAWTTEDEIMALRHKTLPIEGVQFHPESIMTSFGKQMLTNFIEKYKKEDEVCTSI, encoded by the coding sequence ATGATACTAATGATTGATAATTACGATTCTTTTACCTTTAATTTAGTACAGTATCTAGGGGAATTAGGTCAGGAGTTATTAGTAAAACGAAATGATGAAATTACCCTTGAGGAAATAGAGCAATTAAACCCTGATTATTTGATGATTTCTCCAGGCCCTTGTAGTCCTAATGAAGCCGGAATTAGTTTAAAAGTAATTGAACATTTCGCAGGGAAGATTCCGATATTTGGTGTATGTCTAGGACATCAATCTATTGCTCAAGTTTTTGGAGGAGATGTTGTTCGTGCGGAGCGCCTTATGCACGGTAAAACTTCAGAGATTCATCATGATGGGAAGACGATATTTGAAGGTCTAGATAACCCATTTACAGCTACTCGTTATCATTCTTTAATCGTTAAGAAAGAAACGTTCCCTGAATGCCTTGAGATATCTGCATGGACCACAGAAGATGAGATTATGGCATTGCGTCATAAAACACTGCCTATTGAAGGTGTTCAATTTCACCCTGAATCAATCATGACATCTTTCGGAAAGCAAATGTTAACGAATTTTATAGAAAAATATAAAAAAGAAGATGAAGTATGTACATCTATCTAA
- a CDS encoding anthranilate synthase component I family protein, producing MKLARAPLARKIQLNNINWFKQYKAISKHESHHVLLESGRGGRYSIIGLRPYAILKGKNYKLEVTYDQKKEVLTGNPLELMEEWLGQFKTEHNPDYPDFQGGAIGYFSYDCARYIEKLDTLAEDDLETPDLYFLIFDDVFVIDHQDNAFWIITHYLPGEEEDAKDRIGFYEQLWTNELNDDTFPLLTKSNQQIERPYSFTEEEFVTAVERIREYIAMGDVFQVNLSVRQSRPLQTHPLNIYETLRSVNPSPYMSYMQLPEFQVVSASPELLVKKKGDEISTRPIAGTRSRGRDDQEDLQLANELIENEKERAEHVMLVDLERNDLGRVSEYGSVEVNEFMTIEKYSHVMHIVSNVRGKLANDKTGFDLIKATFPGGTITGAPKVRTMEIIEELEPVRRGLYTGSIGWIGFSGDLELNITIRTLIAKNGIAHVQAGAGVVIDSNPRQEYKESLKKAIALWKAKELSEEEIVENKSMR from the coding sequence ATGAAGCTTGCAAGAGCTCCATTAGCTAGGAAGATACAATTAAATAATATAAATTGGTTTAAACAATATAAAGCAATTTCCAAGCATGAATCTCATCATGTCTTATTAGAAAGTGGTCGTGGGGGAAGGTATAGTATTATAGGGTTACGTCCTTACGCTATCTTAAAAGGGAAAAATTATAAGCTAGAAGTCACTTATGATCAAAAGAAAGAAGTCCTTACAGGGAATCCGTTAGAGTTAATGGAAGAATGGCTTGGGCAGTTTAAAACTGAACACAATCCAGACTACCCAGACTTCCAAGGTGGTGCAATCGGTTATTTTAGTTATGATTGTGCTAGGTATATCGAAAAGCTTGATACATTAGCAGAAGATGATTTAGAAACACCTGACTTATATTTTTTAATATTTGATGATGTCTTTGTTATAGATCATCAAGACAATGCTTTTTGGATAATCACTCATTACCTACCTGGTGAAGAGGAAGATGCAAAAGACCGTATAGGGTTTTACGAGCAATTATGGACAAATGAATTAAACGATGATACTTTCCCGTTATTAACTAAGTCGAACCAACAAATTGAACGACCTTATTCATTTACAGAGGAAGAGTTTGTTACAGCAGTTGAAAGAATAAGAGAATATATTGCGATGGGTGACGTCTTCCAGGTTAATTTATCGGTTAGACAATCAAGACCATTGCAAACACATCCGCTTAATATATATGAGACGTTACGTAGTGTTAACCCTTCACCTTATATGTCCTACATGCAACTGCCAGAATTTCAGGTGGTTAGTGCTTCCCCTGAACTACTGGTGAAGAAGAAGGGTGATGAAATTAGTACTAGACCGATAGCTGGGACAAGGTCAAGAGGTAGAGATGATCAAGAGGATTTACAATTAGCTAATGAACTTATTGAAAATGAGAAGGAACGTGCAGAGCATGTTATGCTAGTAGACCTTGAAAGAAACGACCTTGGGCGAGTGAGTGAATACGGAAGTGTCGAGGTAAATGAATTTATGACGATCGAGAAGTATTCCCATGTTATGCATATTGTTTCAAATGTAAGGGGTAAACTGGCTAATGATAAAACTGGCTTTGATTTAATTAAGGCAACCTTTCCTGGAGGGACCATTACGGGTGCTCCGAAGGTAAGAACAATGGAAATCATTGAAGAGTTAGAGCCTGTTCGAAGAGGGCTATATACAGGGTCAATAGGGTGGATTGGCTTTTCGGGTGACCTGGAACTAAATATCACGATCCGAACCCTAATTGCTAAAAACGGTATTGCACATGTGCAGGCAGGAGCGGGTGTTGTGATAGACTCAAATCCACGCCAAGAGTACAAGGAATCATTAAAAAAGGCCATAGCCTTATGGAAAGCAAAAGAGCTGAGTGAAGAAGAGATAGTTGAAAATAAGAGTATGAGGTGA
- the cysK gene encoding cysteine synthase A — MTRVANSIHELVGQTPIVKLNRLVGENSADVYLKLEFMNPGSSVKDRIALAMIDAAEREGKLKQGDTIIEPTSGNTGIGLAMVAAAKGIKAILVMPDTMSMERRNLLRAYGAELVLTPGAEGMGGAIRKADELAKEHGYFMPQQFKNEANPEIHRLTTGKEIVEQMPDGLDAFVSGIGTGGTITGAGEVLKEKFPSIKIVAVEPTDSPVLSGGKPGPHKIQGIGAGFVPDILDTKIYDEVITVKNDEAFEYARRAAREEGILGGISSGAAIYAALKVAEQLGKGKKVLAIIPSNGERYLSTPLYQFDQE, encoded by the coding sequence ATGACACGTGTAGCAAATTCAATTCATGAGTTAGTAGGGCAAACACCAATCGTAAAATTAAATCGCCTTGTCGGTGAAAATAGTGCTGATGTTTATCTGAAATTAGAATTTATGAATCCTGGAAGTAGTGTAAAAGATCGAATTGCTTTAGCAATGATCGATGCTGCAGAAAGAGAAGGTAAATTAAAGCAAGGGGATACAATTATTGAGCCGACTAGTGGGAATACAGGAATTGGTCTAGCAATGGTTGCAGCAGCAAAAGGCATCAAGGCCATTCTAGTTATGCCTGATACGATGAGTATGGAACGCCGCAACCTTTTACGTGCTTATGGTGCGGAACTAGTTCTAACACCTGGCGCAGAGGGAATGGGTGGAGCAATACGAAAAGCAGATGAACTTGCAAAAGAACATGGATATTTCATGCCTCAACAATTTAAGAATGAAGCAAATCCGGAAATTCACCGATTAACAACAGGCAAAGAAATCGTTGAACAAATGCCGGATGGGCTAGATGCTTTCGTCTCTGGGATCGGAACGGGTGGAACAATAACGGGTGCTGGTGAAGTTTTAAAAGAAAAGTTTCCTTCTATTAAAATTGTTGCTGTAGAGCCTACTGACTCGCCTGTATTATCTGGTGGGAAACCTGGTCCTCACAAAATACAAGGAATTGGGGCAGGGTTTGTTCCAGATATACTAGATACAAAGATTTATGACGAGGTTATTACGGTTAAAAACGACGAGGCATTTGAATATGCGCGCCGTGCAGCACGTGAAGAGGGAATCTTAGGTGGTATTTCTTCAGGAGCAGCTATTTATGCAGCGCTAAAAGTTGCAGAACAGCTAGGTAAAGGTAAAAAAGTACTCGCAATTATTCCGAGTAATGGTGAACGTTACCTAAGCACCCCTTTATATCAGTTTGACCAAGAATAA